The Ancylobacter sp. SL191 nucleotide sequence TGCATCAGACGACCTAACTCGTCGCTGGCGCTGGAAATAGGCGGCGCGGAGCCGGATCGCGATCGCGCCGGCGAGCGTGAGGCCGACGAGGATTACCGTCACCCACTGATCTGCGCTCATCGCGCGGGCCCCCCCTGATAATCGGAGCCTACCATGCCTCTGGTGCCTGACTGGCGCCGGGTGCTGCTGCGTGCGTGGAGCGTCTGGTGCATCGCGTTCATCGCGGTGATCCAGGGGCTCGACGTGGCGCTGCCGCTCATCGGCTATGCGCTGCCCATCCCTGAGGGGTGGCTGCCTTGGGTGACGCTGGCCGTCGCCATTCTCGCCGCGCTGCTGCGGCTCATCCCCCAGAAATCGATCAGCGGAGGCCGAGATGGCACCGAGTAAGCTTCGCCCCACCAGGCGGGCGGGGGCGGCAATTGCCGCTGTCGTCGCCGCAAGCGTTGGGGGCTATGTGCTGCTCCCCGGCGGCGACAAGGTGCCCGCGCCCGTCGCACTGGCGATGGAGAACCTCGTGCAGCCGTGGGAGGGCCGCGAGCTGCGCGCCTATCGCGATGTCGTCGGCGTGCTGACCATCTGCGACGGCGACACTGCCAATGTCCGTCCCGGCATGGTGGAGACGCCGGCCGGCTGCGACACGCGCCTGCGCACGCGGCTGGTGCGGGACTTCTACGTGCCGCTCACCCGCTGCATCGCCGGATTCGAGGGCAAGCCGCAGTCCTGGCAGGCGATGATGACCTCGCTCGCCTACAATGTGGGCGTCGGCGCGACCTGCAATTCGACCGCAGCCCGGCTGGGGCGCGGCGGACAGTACCGCGCGAGCTGCGAGGCGGCGACGGCGTTCAATCGTGCGGGTGGCAAGGTGCTGATCGGCCTGCAGCGCCGCCGCGAGATGGGCGACGCCACGCGCATCGGCGAAGGCGAGCTCTGCGTGACGGGGCTCGAGTGATGTTCGGGATCCTCGACAGCCTCAAGATCGGCGCCGGAGCCGCGCTGGGCGTGGTTCTCACCTGGTCGGCACTCACGACCTATGACCGCCTGGTCGACGACCCCGCCGTCGCCCGCGCCGCGCGCGAGGGCTATGTGCAGATCGCCGAAAAGACCGCCCTTCAAGCCGAACTCGACGAGATCCGACGCCAGCGCGGAGTGGCCGACGATGCGCTGCGCGCGGCCCTCACCCGCGCCGAAACCGCCCAGCAGGAGGCCGCCCGTGCCCAAGCCGCTTATGACGATCTGGTCGCGCAGGACAGCGGCGACGATGGCGCTCGTGTCGATGACGGTGATCTGCGCTGGCTGCGCGACCACTGAACAGCGCCTGACAGTGGCGGCCAGCACGACCGGCCAGATCAGCGCCGGCATCGCCCTTCCCGCTCTGCCGGCCGAATGCCGGGAGAGGATGCCGCGCGTGGTGCCCAAGGCCGGGGAGAAATGGCGCTGGGTGCAGACGCGATGGGAGATCGTCGCCGACAACCGCGACGCCCTCACCGCCCGCTGCGCGGCATTCTACGACGACGTGGCCGCCGGCTTCGGGGGGCCGCGCTGATGAGCGACCCGATCCTGCTGGAGATCATGGAGAAGCTTGGCGAGCTTCGGGCGGATGTGCGCAACCTGAAGGATGATGCGGCTTTCGAGAGCGAGACCGGCGCCGCTTTCCGCCGCGAAGTGCGGGAGGAAATCGGGACGGTCAAAGCCGGCGTGGCGGATGTGAAGCACGCGATCCAGCCGGTGGCCGAGGCCGTCGAGCAGCACGCCGCCACGCTCGCCGCTCATGGCAAGGAGGTCGACGCCAACAAGCTGTTCCGCGACCGGATCGGCGCGGTGATCGCCGTCGGGGCGGCGGGCGTCAGCACCGTGTTCGGCGGCGTTTCCTACCTCGTGTGGACCTATTTCAACGAAATCTGGACATTCCTGCGTGGCCTCATCTCTCGAAGCTGAGCGCCCGGCCGACATCGTCCGCCTGCCGACGCTTGAGGATGGCGCGCGCGCCATCCTTCACCGCCCGACCGGGCTACTGATCGTCAGTCGCGGCGGGATATGCGCCTCGGGCTCGCTCGAGGACATGGCGCGGCTGGCGGCAGAGATCACAGCGGCGTGCTGGGAGGCGCGGCGGGTGCGTCAGGAAAACTGAGATTCGCGCGACCGCGCGGATGGCAGCCGGGACCGATCCCGGCATCTGCGGTGCGCGCCCCGTCCGGGCGCGCTCGAATTGACCCCGAGACTTGCCCCGCTCTCCCCGCCGGGAGGGCGGGGCTTTTTTGCGTTTGGGGGCATCTAAACGATCTTTCCGACCGCGCACCCGCCCCCTGCGCTCCATGTGCCGATGTCCTTACCGCCGCACGCGCTGCAGCGGAGCCTGGGGCAGAGATCCTTGCGGAGCGTGCTGTGCTCGCGGCCGAGCCGTTCGGCGAGCATCTGCAAATCAAGCCGTGCCGCGTGCCTACAGGCCGGATTGTAGCACTGGGCCCAGAGATCGAAGCCGGCGTCGATCTCGGCACCTATTGTGGAGGCGTTGAAGGCCATGGGGGGATTATAGCCGCGGGAGGTAGGACTTCGACATGAGCGGCCTCAGCCAGGACAGTCGGAATACGCGGAACACTTCGGGACTTTTTTCGGGAGTTTCGGCGCCGTTATGGGACATTTGTTGCCCAAAGGTTCCGTTTTTGCTACGGCCGGCGGCGCCCCCAGAGGGGGCATTTATCCTGAAATACCAAGCGGTTAAATGGTCGGAGCGGCGGGATTCGAACCCACGACCCCTAGTCCCCCAGACTAGTGCGCTAACCGGACTGCGCTACGCTCCGACTGCCGCGAGGCGTCGCCTGTCTAGCCATTTGCGCCGCGCGACGCAAGCGCCCCCTTCCCGCCATCCCCGTCGCTTTGCCGGCCCCGCCCCAGCGTGGAGCCGCTGGCATTGGCAACCGCCTCGCTGGCCGCCTCCTCTTCCTCGAGGTCAGGCTCGGGACCGACGGTTTCCTCGGTGGAGGCGGAGAGGCGCTGGAACAGGCCGAGCGAGAGCAGCGTCCCGCAGGCCACCGCCACCAGCAGGGCGGGATAGACGACGTGGGAAGGGTCATCGCGCGCGGTCTCGAACACCAGCACCAACGCCTCCAGGAACAGAGCGATGATGATGGTCGAGACGAATTTGGTCAGCCCCCGCCGGGCATCGGCCGCCGTGCGGCGCTCCCGGCCGGCGGGAACCTCCTCCTCGAAGAAATACTTGGCGACATCGAACAGGGCGATGGCGACGATGAGATAGCCGACCGCGCCCAGCAGCGCGTCCGGCGTTGGCCCCTCGCCCGCGAGGAGACCGGCGATCACCTCATAGGGCGCGTAGACCATAAGCCCGGCCGCGACCAGCATGATGGCGCAGGCGGCAAGGGCGAAGACGAGGCGGATGATGAGGCTCATGGCGGGACCACCGGTGGAGACCGGCGGTAACTAGATCGGTCGCGCGTGCCGGCAAGGGGTAACCGGCCACGAACACCACGCTGAGCGGCGCGGCGCCACGCGCGGTATACTCATCCCCGGAGGCCCGCCCATGAATCACGCCACTCCCCATCGCCACGCTCCCCATCACGCCGCGCCGCCGCAAGGTCCGAGCACCGACGCGCCGTTGATGCTCCCGCCCGCCACGGAGACGCTGGCGCTGATGCAGCGCCGCCGCTCGGCGCCGTTGCGCGGCCTCGTCGAGCCCGGCCCGACGCCGGAGGAACTGCGCCACATGCTCAGCCTCGCCGCCCGCGTGCCGGATCACGGACGGCTGGTGCCGTGGCGCTTCATCGTGATTGCGGGAGAGGCCCGCGCGCAGCTCGGCGCGCGCCTCGATGCGCTCTATGCCGCGCAGAACCCGGAGCTGCCGCCCGCCAAGGCGGATATGTGGACGCTGTATCTGGGGCGCGCGCCGGTGACGGTCGTGCTCATCGCCCGCCCGGACCCGGCGGCCAAGGTGCCGGAGTGGAATCAGGTGCTCTCGGTCGGTGCCGCCGGCATGGCGCTGACGCTGGCGGCGAGCGCGCTGGGCTTTGCCACGCAATGGCTGCTGAAATGGCCGGGCCGCGACCCGCAGGCGGCGGCGCTGGTGGGGGCGACGCCCGGCGAGCGCATCGCCGGTTTCATCCATATCGGCCGGCCCGTCGCTATCGCCGAGGACCGGCCGCGACCGGCCCTCGACGATGTGGTCGTTGCGTGGACCGATCAGTCCTCGATGTCGAAGGACACGCCCTGAGCCAGCGGCAGCTGGCGGGAATAGTTGATGGTGTTGGTCGCCCGCCGCATATAGGCCTTCCAGGCGTCCGAACCCGCCTCGCGCCCGCCGCCGGTCTCCTTCTCGCCACCGAAGGCGCCGCCGATCTCGGCGCCCGAGGGGCCGATATTCACATTGGCGATGCCGCAATCCGAGCCTTCCGCCGACAGGAAGGTCTCGGCCTCGCGCAGGTCATTGGTGAAGATCGAGGAGGAAAGGCCCTGCGGCACGCCGTTCTGCAGCTTGATGGCTTCCGGCAGGCCGGAGCAGCGCAGCACATAGAGGATCGGCGCGAAGGTCTCGTGCCGGACAATCTCGACCTGCTCGTCGATCTCCACCAGCGCCGGGCGGACATAATAGCCGTCCGCCGCGCCAGCGACGGTGACCCGGTCACCACCATGCACGGTGGCGCCGGCGGCACGGGCGGCCTCCAATGCCTTCTGCATATTGTCGAAGCCGTCCTTGTCGATCAGCGGGCCGATCAGCGTCGCCGCCTCGCGGGGGTCGCCGATGCTGACCGAGGCATAAGCCTTGGCAAGGCGCGGCACGAGCTGGTCATAGACGCTCTCATGCACGATGAGCCGGCGCAGCGAGGTGCAGCGCTGGCCCGCCGTGCCCATGGCGGCGAAAGCGATACCGCGCAACGCGAGATCGAGATCGGCCGAGGGGCAGACGATGGCGGCATTGTTGCCGCCGAGCTCGAGGATGGAACGCCCGAAGCGCCGCGCCACGCGCTCGCCGACGATGCGGCCCATGCGGGTGGAGCCGGTGGCGGAGACGACTGGCACGCGCGGATCATCGGTCAGCGCCGCACCAACCTCGGCACCGCCGATGAGAAGCTGCGACAGGCCCTTGGGCGCGGTGCCGAAGGCAGCGGCCGCGCGCTCGAACAGCGCCTGCACGGCGAGCGCGGTCAGCGGGGTCTTTTCCGAAGGCTTCCACAGCAGGCTGTCGCCGCAGACCAGCGCCAGCGCCGCGTTCCACGACCAGACCGCGACGGGGAAGTTGAAGGCGGTGATGATCGCCACCGGCCCGACCGGGTGCCAGGTTTCCATCATGCGATGGCCCGGCCGCTCGGAGGCGATGGTGAGGCCGTAAAGCTGGCGGGAGAGGCCGACCGCGAAATCGCAGATGTCGATCATCTCCTGTACCTCGCCAAGGCCCTCGGAGAGGATCTTGCCGGCTTCCAGCGTCACCAGACGGCCGAGCTCGGCCTTGTGGGCGCGCAGTTCCTCGCCGAGCAGGCGGACCAGCTCGCCGCGGCGCGGGGCCGGCACGGTACGCCAGGCCTCATAGGCCTCGACCGAGCGGGTCACGGCGTCGGCGACATGGGCCGGGCTCGCCTCGGCAACCTGCGCGACGACCTCGCCGGTGATCGGCGAGCGGCTGGCGCGGGCGCCGCCCTTCCAGCTTTGCTCAGGCACGCCGAGCGCGCTCATCAGCGCCGCGACTTCCTCGGCCACGCTTTTGTGGGTTCCGCCTGCTGCGCTGTTGCTCGCCATCCCATCCACTCCCTTGCCGGCCCGCGCCGGATGATCCGCTGGCGGGCTGAATAGCATCCCGCGGGCCGACAAATCCATTGCGGCTTTCCGCTGAGATCGGCCGACCCTATGCCGGCTCAAGTCCATTCGCATGGCCGGGCGCGCGCTGATAGCGCAACCCCTGCCCGCGTGGCATTAACTTTGTTGCGGATGCGTATAAGCTGTGCGCGCAAGACAATATCGTACCATTTTGCTTGCAGATGAGATGAGACTCATCCATTCTGAACATATGCGCTGTTCTATGCTGTAGGCTGACGCGTAGCTTGCCGCGCCCGTTTGCGGCCATCAAATCGTGATCACCTCGCCACAATTTCTTTCCACTTGGTTGCGCTCGATGCAACGGGAGAAGGAACGAGGTATTGACGGCTTGGGGAATGGGACGGGTTGCCATCGCGGCATGCGCGATGGGGATCATCTTCACCGCCAGCGGCAAACCTGCGCTAGCTGAACAACCAAAGACCATCGCGACGACCGGAATGGCGTCCTATTACGGCTATGGTGGCCGGACGGCGAATGGGGAACGGCACAGCGCCGCCGCCATGACCGCCGCTCACCGGTCCCTGCCCTTCGGCACGAAGGTGCGGGTGACCAACACCGCGAATGGCCGCTCCGTGGTCCTTCGCATCAATGATCGCGGCCCCTTCATTCGCGGCCGCATCATCGACGTCTCGACCGCTGCCGCCGACAATCTGGGATTCCGCAAGCGCGGCGTCGCCAAGGTGCAGATCGCGGTCGTCGACTGAGAGCCGATCGAGCCAGGGCCCTGCCCCGCTCGTCACTGTCTGAACCACCACGCCCGAGCGCTGCGCCCGGATCCCTTGGGATCCGGGCGGCGGCTCGCCGGTGTTCAGAGAAATTCGCCGATTCCGCCTCGTGGCGCTGTGCGGATGGGTACTAGCGTCAGCGCGCCTTCAGTTGCGCGCGGCGTCGAGGATGCGACGGCATTCCTGCAATTCGTAGAGCGCCGCCTGAAGGCGCTGCACGTCGTCGCGCGTGAGCGACGGCGCGGGCTCGGCGGCGCGCTCGACCACCCGTTCCACCATACGCGGCGGCGGGGTGTCCTCGACCGGACGGGGCGCGGGCGCCATTGCGGGAGGCGCGACCGGCGTTGCTACCGGCATGGGCCGGGTGGGCTGCCGCGCGAGGATATGGGGCGGGCGCGGCTCCGGCGGCGCGGCGAACGGCATGGCCTCGTCAGCGTCCGGCTCAGGCGCCACGGGGCGGAACGGGAAGCTGGCGCGCGGCTCCACCGGGCGCATCAGCGGCTCGGTCCGGCGCGGCGCGAAATCGGCAGGGGCCGAGTCGAGCGGGCCGACATAGCGGGCGGTGACATCCGGCTCCGGTCGCACCGGCTCGCCGCCGCGCGGCGGGCGGGTCTGCGGCGCGAGATCGGGCAGCAGCGGCAGTTCGAGGAAGTCCGGCTCGTTCTCCGGCCGACGGCGCCCGCCGCGCCGACCGGCCGGCGGCTCGTCGAACAGTGCGGGATCACGCAGCACCGGCTCACGCGGGCCCGGCTCGCGGGGGCCGGCGTCACGGAAATCGCTGTCGCGCAGATTGGGCTCGCGCAAAGAAGGCTCGCGAAAGCTGGGCTCGCGCAGCTCCGGCTCGCGCGGCGCGGGCTCCGGCGGGGGTCCGTCGCGCCCGGTATCGCGCGCGCTCTCGCGCTGGCGGGAGGGCAGAAGGTTGAGCAGGCCGCTCAGCGCCCCGCCGCGCGGGGCAGGCTCGGCCTCGCGGCCTGGCTCGCGGTCGCGTCCGGGATGGCCGGCATCGACCGCCTCGCGGGCGCCCTGCCGGCGCTCCAGATCCTCGAATTCCGCGACCTCCAGCGCCTCCTCCTCGGCGTCGCGCCAGATCGCCTGCACATAGCGCGGGCCCTCTTCCTTGAGGATGCGCTGCACGCCGCGGATCGTGTAGCCCTCGGAATAGAGCAGATGCCGGATGCCGCGCAGAAGCTCGATATCATCCGGGCGGTAATAGCGCCGGCCGCCGCCGCGCTTCAGCGGGCGGATCTGCGGAAAGCGCGTCTCCCAGAAACGCAGCACATGCTGGGGCAGGTCGAGATCATCCGCGACCTCGCTGATCGTGCGGAAGGCGTCGGGCCCCTTCTCCACGCTCGCCGGCTCCTTTTCCTGTGCCGTCAGCCCCCGCGGCGGGGAACTCACGATTCGGGCGTCTCAGCGTTGATCTGCTGCTTCAGAATGTTGGACGGCTTGAACACCATGACGCGGCGGGGGGCGATCGGCACCTCCTCGCCGGTCTTCGGGTTGCGGCCGACGCGCTCGCCCTTCTGGCGCACCACGAAGGAGCCGAAGGAGGACAGTTTCACCGTCTCGCCGCGCGCGACGCAGTCGGCGATCTCGGTCAGCACTGTCTCCACCAGCGCGGCCGATTCGGTGCGCGACAGTCCGACGCGCTGGTACACAGCCTCGCACAGATCCGCGCGCGTAATGGTTCGCCCCGCCATGGCCCGCTTCCTCTCGTCGCCCATATCATCAACCATTACCAGCCTAGGCGGCGAGACCCTTGACGGTCAACGGTTCCGCGCAATCTGGCACTTCACTACCGCTGTTCTACCAGCGGACCAGCGCCGAGCCCCAGGTGAAGCCGCCGCCCATGGCTTCCAGCAGCACCAGATCGCCCTTCTTGATCCGCCCGTCGGCATGCGCCGCGGCGATGGCGAGGGGGATCGAGGCGGCCGAGGTGTTGCCGTGGCGGTCCACCGTGATGACAACCTTCTCCGGCGCGATGCCGAGCTTGACCGCGCTCGCGTCGATGATGCGCCGGTTGGCCTGGTGCGGCACGAACCAGTCGATGGTTTCCGCGCTCTCGCCGGTCGCCGCGAAGGCGTCCTCGAT carries:
- a CDS encoding lysozyme; this translates as MAPSKLRPTRRAGAAIAAVVAASVGGYVLLPGGDKVPAPVALAMENLVQPWEGRELRAYRDVVGVLTICDGDTANVRPGMVETPAGCDTRLRTRLVRDFYVPLTRCIAGFEGKPQSWQAMMTSLAYNVGVGATCNSTAARLGRGGQYRASCEAATAFNRAGGKVLIGLQRRREMGDATRIGEGELCVTGLE
- a CDS encoding GNAT family acetyltransferase; the encoded protein is MSLIIRLVFALAACAIMLVAAGLMVYAPYEVIAGLLAGEGPTPDALLGAVGYLIVAIALFDVAKYFFEEEVPAGRERRTAADARRGLTKFVSTIIIALFLEALVLVFETARDDPSHVVYPALLVAVACGTLLSLGLFQRLSASTEETVGPEPDLEEEEAASEAVANASGSTLGRGRQSDGDGGKGALASRGANG
- a CDS encoding nitroreductase family protein, with the translated sequence MNHATPHRHAPHHAAPPQGPSTDAPLMLPPATETLALMQRRRSAPLRGLVEPGPTPEELRHMLSLAARVPDHGRLVPWRFIVIAGEARAQLGARLDALYAAQNPELPPAKADMWTLYLGRAPVTVVLIARPDPAAKVPEWNQVLSVGAAGMALTLAASALGFATQWLLKWPGRDPQAAALVGATPGERIAGFIHIGRPVAIAEDRPRPALDDVVVAWTDQSSMSKDTP
- a CDS encoding aldehyde dehydrogenase family protein, encoding MASNSAAGGTHKSVAEEVAALMSALGVPEQSWKGGARASRSPITGEVVAQVAEASPAHVADAVTRSVEAYEAWRTVPAPRRGELVRLLGEELRAHKAELGRLVTLEAGKILSEGLGEVQEMIDICDFAVGLSRQLYGLTIASERPGHRMMETWHPVGPVAIITAFNFPVAVWSWNAALALVCGDSLLWKPSEKTPLTALAVQALFERAAAAFGTAPKGLSQLLIGGAEVGAALTDDPRVPVVSATGSTRMGRIVGERVARRFGRSILELGGNNAAIVCPSADLDLALRGIAFAAMGTAGQRCTSLRRLIVHESVYDQLVPRLAKAYASVSIGDPREAATLIGPLIDKDGFDNMQKALEAARAAGATVHGGDRVTVAGAADGYYVRPALVEIDEQVEIVRHETFAPILYVLRCSGLPEAIKLQNGVPQGLSSSIFTNDLREAETFLSAEGSDCGIANVNIGPSGAEIGGAFGGEKETGGGREAGSDAWKAYMRRATNTINYSRQLPLAQGVSFDIED
- a CDS encoding septal ring lytic transglycosylase RlpA family protein, translated to MGRVAIAACAMGIIFTASGKPALAEQPKTIATTGMASYYGYGGRTANGERHSAAAMTAAHRSLPFGTKVRVTNTANGRSVVLRINDRGPFIRGRIIDVSTAAADNLGFRKRGVAKVQIAVVD
- a CDS encoding integration host factor subunit alpha; amino-acid sequence: MAGRTITRADLCEAVYQRVGLSRTESAALVETVLTEIADCVARGETVKLSSFGSFVVRQKGERVGRNPKTGEEVPIAPRRVMVFKPSNILKQQINAETPES